One window of the Posidoniimonas polymericola genome contains the following:
- a CDS encoding class I SAM-dependent methyltransferase, whose protein sequence is MSNHAEHNARVWDQLARRGAPLTRPATEADLRNPLRAVDPQGWLGDSIAGWRVLCLAAGGGRQSVLFAAAGAEVTVLDVSPEMLAHDRRAAAERGLAVRVVEGTMEDLSAFATGGFDLVAQPVSTCYVPDVVRVYRQVARVVRPGGLYLSQHKSPVSQQATDQPAAGGYTVAEPYYREGPLPAAAPGRLREAGTLEYLHRWEQLIGGMCLAGFAIEGLVEPLHAQPDAAPGEFAHRGQFIAPYVRVKARRADSESPRSKPTILSV, encoded by the coding sequence ATGTCCAACCACGCCGAGCATAACGCCAGGGTCTGGGACCAGCTCGCCCGCCGCGGCGCGCCGCTGACCCGCCCCGCCACCGAGGCCGACCTCCGCAACCCGCTCCGCGCGGTCGACCCGCAGGGCTGGCTTGGCGATTCGATTGCCGGCTGGCGGGTGCTCTGCCTGGCCGCCGGCGGCGGGCGGCAGAGCGTGTTGTTCGCCGCGGCCGGGGCCGAGGTTACCGTGCTCGACGTCAGCCCCGAGATGCTCGCCCACGACCGCCGGGCCGCCGCCGAGCGCGGCCTGGCGGTCCGGGTGGTCGAGGGGACCATGGAGGACCTCTCGGCATTCGCCACCGGCGGGTTCGACCTGGTCGCCCAGCCGGTCAGCACCTGCTACGTGCCCGACGTCGTGCGTGTCTACCGGCAGGTCGCCCGCGTGGTGCGTCCCGGCGGGCTGTACCTGAGCCAGCACAAGTCGCCCGTCAGCCAGCAGGCGACCGACCAGCCCGCGGCCGGCGGCTACACAGTTGCCGAGCCGTACTACCGCGAGGGCCCGCTGCCCGCCGCCGCGCCGGGCCGCCTCCGCGAGGCCGGCACGCTTGAGTACCTGCACCGCTGGGAGCAGCTCATCGGCGGCATGTGCCTGGCCGGCTTCGCCATCGAGGGCCTGGTTGAGCCGCTCCACGCGCAGCCCGACGCGGCGCCCGGCGAGTTCGCCCACCGCGGCCAGTTCATCGCCCCCTACGTGCGGGTGAAGGCCCGCCGCGCGGACAGCGAGTCGCCCCGCAGCAAGCCGACGATCTTGTCGGTGTGA
- a CDS encoding glutamine amidotransferase: protein MSWTLNPVGGPWLVAIIAAVLLGLCAVRPRGTLTRRRRLSLAALRIAACLMLLFALLRPEVVRTQTEVLRSALLVLVDSSRSMTVEDSLGGKSRWASAMELLNQSRGSLEQLGRDHDLEYYTFDQSLRPAAGADALRGVTPNGDGTALGKSLAELLENEASERLLGVVLLSDGAQRAVPPSDLAPQVAARRYALEGTPIFPFAFGSPAGGARSDVAIDDLLASNSVFANTPTRVTGRLRVDGYPNQTLTVQLQWEDENGQLQVVDATQITAGPAAAEYPISLQHTPSRLGEQKVQLRIEAQPGEVLTSNNAQATFVTVREGGVRVLYLTGAKRIGGEPGVEQRFVRGSLAASPDIVVTRRKLDYDPERESLTRLLDANDYDVYLLDDVDADALDAATWEEIAECVRQGAGLMMTGGHHSFGPGGHDSSPLTPVLPVTPGRLERQRFGEPLRTDMHLADPVRMRPARPFGVRHPIMQIAPNAADAWDALPPMTGANRFVQRTLKPNAQVLAEDPEHDGAPLLVASQPGAGRSLAFAGDSTWRWVMAGQGEAHRRFWRQAILWLAQKDDSKKNPVWVELASRRVARGAPLEITVGANPAEGNSAPVELEVTVRRPNGDTRTVPIPAGENGGAGVFREIDLAGDYLVTATGRQSGTVIGSAQARFTAPDNDVELDQPGAEPAVLAQLAQITEQAGGRSLAPEELPDLLAELAAADPEVLEEVVARVTYWDTWPFFLLLVALLSVEWWLRKRWGLV, encoded by the coding sequence TTGTCCTGGACCCTCAACCCCGTCGGCGGACCGTGGCTCGTGGCGATCATCGCCGCGGTGCTGCTGGGGCTGTGCGCGGTCCGTCCGCGGGGGACCCTCACGCGGCGGCGGCGGCTCTCGCTGGCGGCGTTGCGGATCGCGGCCTGCTTGATGCTGCTGTTCGCCCTGCTCCGGCCCGAGGTGGTCCGCACGCAGACCGAGGTGCTCCGCTCGGCGCTCTTGGTGCTGGTCGACTCGTCGCGCAGCATGACGGTCGAGGACTCACTCGGCGGCAAGTCGCGGTGGGCGTCGGCGATGGAGCTGCTGAACCAGTCGCGGGGGTCGCTCGAGCAGCTCGGCCGCGACCACGACCTGGAGTACTACACATTCGACCAGTCGCTGCGGCCGGCGGCCGGAGCCGACGCCCTCAGGGGCGTGACTCCTAACGGCGACGGCACCGCGCTCGGCAAGTCGCTCGCCGAGCTGCTTGAGAACGAGGCCTCCGAGCGGCTGCTCGGCGTGGTGCTGCTGAGCGACGGCGCCCAGCGGGCCGTGCCGCCGTCGGACCTGGCGCCGCAGGTGGCCGCCAGGCGGTACGCGCTCGAGGGGACGCCGATCTTCCCGTTTGCGTTCGGCTCGCCCGCCGGCGGCGCGCGGTCGGACGTGGCGATCGACGACCTGCTGGCGAGCAACTCGGTGTTCGCCAACACGCCGACCCGGGTCACCGGCCGGCTGCGGGTCGACGGCTACCCCAACCAGACGCTCACCGTGCAGCTGCAGTGGGAGGACGAGAACGGCCAACTGCAGGTGGTCGACGCCACGCAGATTACCGCCGGCCCCGCGGCGGCCGAGTACCCAATCAGCCTGCAGCACACGCCGAGCCGGCTCGGCGAGCAGAAGGTGCAGCTGCGGATCGAGGCTCAGCCGGGCGAGGTGCTGACCAGCAACAACGCGCAGGCGACCTTCGTCACCGTCCGCGAGGGGGGCGTCAGGGTGCTGTACCTGACCGGCGCCAAGCGGATCGGCGGCGAGCCCGGTGTCGAGCAGCGGTTTGTCCGCGGCTCGCTGGCGGCCTCGCCCGACATCGTCGTGACCCGCCGCAAGCTCGACTACGACCCCGAGCGGGAGAGCCTGACGCGGCTGCTGGACGCCAACGACTACGACGTCTACCTGCTGGACGACGTCGACGCCGACGCGCTCGACGCCGCCACCTGGGAGGAGATCGCCGAGTGCGTCCGCCAGGGCGCGGGCCTGATGATGACCGGCGGCCACCACAGCTTCGGCCCCGGCGGTCATGACAGCAGCCCGCTGACGCCCGTGCTGCCGGTCACGCCGGGGCGGCTGGAGCGGCAACGCTTCGGCGAGCCGCTGCGGACCGACATGCACCTGGCCGACCCGGTGCGGATGCGTCCGGCGCGGCCGTTCGGTGTGCGGCACCCGATCATGCAGATCGCCCCTAACGCCGCCGACGCGTGGGACGCCCTGCCGCCGATGACCGGCGCCAATCGCTTCGTGCAGCGGACGCTCAAGCCGAACGCGCAGGTATTGGCCGAGGACCCCGAGCACGACGGCGCGCCGCTGTTGGTCGCGAGCCAGCCGGGGGCGGGGCGGTCGCTCGCCTTCGCCGGAGACAGCACCTGGCGGTGGGTGATGGCCGGCCAGGGCGAGGCCCACCGCCGCTTCTGGCGGCAGGCCATCCTGTGGCTCGCCCAGAAGGACGACTCCAAGAAAAACCCGGTGTGGGTCGAGCTCGCGTCGCGTCGCGTCGCCCGCGGCGCCCCGCTCGAGATCACCGTTGGCGCCAACCCGGCCGAGGGCAACTCGGCGCCGGTCGAACTCGAGGTCACCGTCAGGCGGCCCAACGGCGACACCCGGACCGTGCCGATACCGGCCGGGGAGAACGGCGGGGCAGGCGTGTTCCGCGAGATTGACCTGGCCGGCGACTACCTCGTGACCGCCACTGGCAGACAGTCGGGCACAGTGATCGGCTCGGCCCAGGCGCGGTTCACCGCGCCGGACAACGATGTCGAGCTCGACCAGCCCGGCGCCGAGCCGGCGGTGCTCGCGCAGCTGGCCCAGATCACCGAACAAGCCGGCGGCCGCTCGCTCGCGCCCGAGGAGCTGCCGGACCTGCTGGCCGAGCTGGCCGCCGCCGACCCGGAGGTGCTGGAGGAGGTCGTGGCGCGGGTCACCTACTGGGATACCTGGCCGTTCTTCCTGCTCTTGGTCGCGCTGCTCTCGGTCGAGTGGTGGTTGCGCAAGCGCTGGGGCCTCGTCTAG
- a CDS encoding DUF58 domain-containing protein, translating into MSSEKYLKPEVIQQIKRLDLRAQFIVKGYLQGMHASPYHGFSVEFSEHRKYTPGDDPKDIDWLAYAKTDRYYVKKFEAETNITGYLAMDLSASMAYTYRQELTKFDYAICLAAALTYLMILQNDPVGLVTFGKKITRSLPPKSKRQQIGTILSLLSNLKPEGETDIGNSLIQLAAMLRHASLVMVFSDLLTDPEPVIAALRRLRHGGHDVILFHVLDEAEVKFPFHGLVDFEEPETGQRLEIDADGYRRDYLEEINAFRESYREECFKSGIDYVPLDTSMAFDKALTEYLATRRQRA; encoded by the coding sequence TTGTCCTCCGAAAAGTACCTCAAGCCCGAAGTTATCCAGCAGATCAAGCGGCTGGACCTGCGCGCTCAGTTCATTGTGAAGGGGTACCTGCAGGGGATGCACGCCAGCCCGTACCACGGGTTCAGCGTCGAGTTCAGCGAGCACCGCAAGTACACGCCCGGCGACGACCCCAAGGACATCGACTGGCTCGCCTACGCCAAGACCGACCGCTACTACGTCAAGAAGTTCGAGGCCGAGACCAACATCACCGGCTACCTGGCGATGGACCTGTCGGCCAGCATGGCCTACACCTACCGGCAGGAGCTGACTAAGTTCGACTACGCCATCTGCCTGGCCGCGGCGCTCACGTACCTGATGATCCTGCAGAACGACCCGGTCGGCCTGGTCACGTTTGGCAAGAAGATTACCCGCTCGCTCCCCCCCAAGAGCAAGCGGCAGCAGATCGGCACCATCTTGTCGCTGCTCTCGAACCTCAAGCCCGAGGGCGAGACCGACATCGGCAACAGCCTGATCCAGCTGGCCGCGATGCTCCGCCACGCAAGCCTGGTGATGGTCTTCAGCGACCTGTTGACCGACCCCGAGCCGGTCATCGCCGCCCTGCGCCGCCTCCGCCACGGCGGGCACGATGTCATTTTGTTCCACGTGCTCGACGAGGCCGAAGTGAAGTTTCCGTTCCACGGCCTCGTGGACTTCGAAGAGCCCGAGACCGGCCAACGCCTCGAAATCGACGCCGACGGCTACCGCCGCGACTACTTGGAAGAAATCAACGCGTTCCGCGAGTCGTACCGCGAAGAGTGTTTTAAGAGCGGCATCGACTATGTGCCGCTGGACACGAGCATGGCGTTTGATAAAGCGCTGACGGAGTACCTGGCGACGCGGAGGCAACGAGCGTGA
- a CDS encoding DUF1559 family PulG-like putative transporter, with amino-acid sequence MARRRPLRGFTLVELLVVIAIIGVLVALLLPAVQAARESARRTACQNNLKQVGLALLSYEDVGKALPVGCVGCREKPKFRRSWCVDVLPHLEHGDLYDRFDLSLAVNDPVNLPSAAAVLGVFLCPSTPEGPQLAADGRFKGAAYGDYGGLYGAEGPAASAPFGAAQFLADPYLGVMLYEQPTRFREITDGLSHTAAVAELLDRRSGDAEWANGATLFAHELGQSVNEQTLLGNNVGGPHPGGAFLLFCDGHVAFIPNELEPVLFTALLTRAGGEQL; translated from the coding sequence ATGGCCCGCCGCCGCCCGCTGCGCGGCTTTACCCTGGTCGAGCTGCTGGTGGTGATCGCGATCATCGGCGTGCTGGTAGCACTGCTGCTGCCGGCGGTGCAGGCGGCCCGCGAGTCGGCCCGCCGCACCGCGTGCCAGAACAACCTGAAGCAGGTCGGCCTGGCGCTCTTGAGCTACGAGGACGTCGGCAAGGCGTTGCCGGTGGGGTGTGTGGGTTGTCGGGAGAAGCCGAAGTTCCGCCGCTCCTGGTGTGTCGACGTGCTGCCCCACCTCGAGCACGGCGATTTGTATGACCGGTTCGATTTGAGCCTCGCGGTCAACGACCCGGTCAACCTGCCGTCCGCCGCGGCCGTGCTGGGAGTTTTCCTCTGCCCCAGCACCCCGGAAGGGCCCCAGCTGGCCGCTGACGGCCGCTTCAAGGGCGCCGCCTACGGCGACTACGGCGGCCTGTACGGCGCCGAGGGGCCGGCCGCGTCGGCGCCGTTTGGCGCCGCGCAGTTCCTCGCCGACCCGTACCTCGGCGTCATGCTGTACGAGCAGCCCACTAGATTCCGAGAGATCACCGACGGCCTGTCGCACACAGCGGCGGTCGCCGAGCTGCTCGACCGCCGCAGCGGCGACGCCGAGTGGGCCAACGGCGCTACCCTGTTCGCGCACGAGCTCGGGCAGTCGGTCAACGAACAGACCCTGCTCGGCAACAATGTTGGCGGGCCGCACCCGGGCGGCGCGTTTCTCTTGTTCTGTGACGGCCATGTCGCGTTCATCCCCAACGAGCTCGAGCCGGTGCTGTTCACGGCGTTGCTGACCAGGGCGGGTGGGGAGCAGCTATGA
- a CDS encoding AAA family ATPase produces MSRNLGDVLQEFRQHRMVMQQELQKVIIGQDLVIEQIFAAIFTRGHCLLEGVPGLAKTLMVSTLSKILDLEFKRIQFTPDLMPSDITGTNVLEEDDNGRRNFRFVEGPIFTNILLADEINRTPPKTQAALLQAMQEREISVGQTTYDLPQPFFTIATQNPIEQEGTYPLPEAQLDRFMFNIKVDYPSRDEEERILANTTRGETPEISKVLSGKAILNLQKLVGSVAVSEYLIKYAASLVRATRPRDESAPEFVRELVDWGAGPRAGQFLIQGGKALAAMDGRFSVAVEDVQKVATPVLRHRVSTNFQAQAEGMTTEDVIDRLIKEIPTPEIPKFAG; encoded by the coding sequence ATGTCTCGCAACCTCGGCGACGTCCTCCAGGAGTTCCGGCAGCACCGGATGGTGATGCAGCAGGAGCTGCAGAAGGTGATCATCGGCCAGGACCTGGTCATCGAGCAGATCTTTGCGGCCATCTTCACCCGCGGGCACTGCCTGCTGGAGGGCGTGCCCGGCCTGGCCAAGACCTTGATGGTCAGCACGCTGTCGAAGATCCTCGACCTGGAGTTCAAGCGGATCCAGTTCACGCCCGACCTGATGCCCTCGGACATCACGGGCACGAACGTGCTGGAAGAAGACGACAACGGCCGGCGGAATTTCCGGTTCGTCGAGGGGCCAATCTTCACGAATATCCTGTTGGCCGACGAGATCAACCGCACGCCGCCTAAGACGCAGGCCGCGCTCTTGCAGGCGATGCAGGAACGCGAGATCTCGGTCGGCCAGACCACCTACGACCTGCCGCAGCCGTTCTTCACCATCGCCACGCAGAACCCGATCGAGCAGGAAGGCACCTACCCGCTGCCCGAGGCGCAGCTCGACCGGTTCATGTTCAACATCAAGGTCGACTACCCGTCGCGTGACGAGGAGGAGCGGATCCTCGCCAACACCACCCGCGGCGAGACGCCCGAGATCAGCAAGGTGCTGTCCGGCAAGGCGATCCTCAACCTGCAGAAGCTGGTCGGCAGCGTGGCGGTGAGCGAGTACCTGATCAAGTACGCCGCGTCGCTCGTGCGGGCGACCCGCCCCCGCGACGAGTCGGCGCCAGAGTTTGTCCGCGAGCTCGTCGACTGGGGCGCCGGCCCCCGCGCCGGGCAGTTCCTGATCCAGGGCGGCAAGGCGCTCGCCGCGATGGACGGCCGGTTCAGCGTCGCCGTGGAGGATGTCCAGAAGGTCGCCACCCCCGTGCTGCGGCACCGCGTCAGCACCAACTTCCAAGCCCAAGCCGAAGGCATGACCACCGAGGACGTGATTGATCGGCTGATCAAAGAGATCCCGACCCCTGAGATTCCCAAGTTCGCAGGCTAG
- a CDS encoding DUF4159 domain-containing protein: MRSAVQTLVCLAVAIGAFAQPLAAQPADTLDPEAVRAAIRTGVVYLKDQQKDSGRWDEMPGFQGGITALCTLALLNAGVEPDDPTVEKALDYLRRIKPDRTYCVSLKIMVLAAATPKRDLATIQECVKQLESTQHPGPGIDTGGWSYPGPGADPSNAQFATLALHEAQRVGAKVSLDTWRAANGYWRRNQNADGSWSYSGGQGPSGSMTCAGIAALVMTGEALNEGDARIEGDQVRCCVPHEDDDRIERALSWMGRNFSVTRNPASDAVSRGWLYYYLYALERVGRLTAHRFIGEHDWYREGTEFIVSKQDPLSKYWTGGRSEKNPHVGTSLALLFLSKGRRPVLMAKLDYGDGWNQHQSDAAHLTAVAERAWRLDLTWQQLDPEGASVEDLLQAPVIYLSGSNIARLTQHAEKLRAYVDRGGFLFAEACCGGNGPFRRSVEQLVEAMFPEPEYRLRQLRPAHPIWRMERAVQPDSAYLGKLWAVEYGCRTCVIYCDEDLSCYWELDRPQAVESYPATVRSRVKDAEDVGLNVLAYATNRKPLGKEQVFVDNAADDLEDSDAERGVIRVAKLQHGGGCNDAPGALANLTRAASQGDLKLRVSTDAPLVSLTDESLFTYHVAFIHGRHEFGLTQKERDNLRDFLTRGGTLLGDAICASDDFTRGFRRELLAAIPGAQLERVPPDDPIFTDAYGGYDIRTVKARSPQPVAGGQPLAAKLRSTRPVIEGIKIEGRWAVLYSPYDLSCALEKHEAVECRGYSREDAARIGLNVLLYSINY; the protein is encoded by the coding sequence ATGCGCTCCGCGGTTCAAACCCTTGTGTGTCTGGCTGTAGCGATTGGGGCGTTTGCGCAGCCCCTGGCCGCCCAGCCCGCCGACACGCTCGACCCCGAGGCGGTGCGTGCCGCCATCCGCACCGGGGTGGTCTACCTGAAGGATCAGCAGAAGGATAGCGGCCGCTGGGACGAGATGCCCGGCTTCCAGGGGGGCATCACGGCGCTCTGCACGCTGGCGCTGCTGAACGCCGGCGTCGAGCCCGACGACCCCACCGTCGAGAAGGCGCTCGACTACCTCCGCCGGATCAAGCCCGACCGGACCTACTGTGTTTCCCTGAAGATCATGGTGCTGGCCGCGGCCACGCCGAAGCGTGACCTGGCGACCATCCAGGAGTGCGTTAAGCAGCTCGAGTCGACCCAGCACCCCGGCCCGGGCATCGACACCGGCGGTTGGTCGTACCCCGGGCCGGGCGCGGACCCGAGCAACGCGCAGTTCGCCACGCTCGCCCTGCACGAGGCGCAACGCGTCGGCGCCAAGGTGTCGCTCGACACCTGGCGGGCCGCTAACGGCTACTGGCGACGCAACCAGAACGCCGACGGGTCGTGGTCTTACAGCGGGGGGCAGGGCCCCTCGGGCAGCATGACCTGCGCCGGCATCGCCGCGCTGGTGATGACCGGCGAGGCCCTCAACGAGGGCGACGCCCGCATCGAAGGCGACCAGGTCCGCTGCTGCGTGCCCCACGAGGACGACGACCGCATCGAGCGGGCGCTGTCTTGGATGGGCCGCAACTTCTCCGTCACACGCAACCCGGCCTCCGACGCGGTGAGCCGGGGTTGGCTCTACTACTACCTGTACGCGCTGGAACGCGTCGGCCGGCTGACCGCGCACCGCTTCATCGGCGAGCACGACTGGTACCGCGAAGGGACCGAGTTCATCGTGAGCAAGCAGGACCCGCTTTCGAAGTACTGGACCGGCGGCCGCAGTGAGAAGAACCCGCATGTCGGCACCTCGCTGGCGCTGCTGTTCCTCTCCAAGGGCCGCCGCCCGGTGCTGATGGCCAAGCTCGACTACGGCGACGGCTGGAACCAGCACCAGTCGGACGCCGCGCACCTGACCGCGGTGGCGGAGCGGGCGTGGCGGCTCGACCTGACCTGGCAGCAGTTGGACCCGGAGGGCGCCTCGGTCGAGGACCTGCTGCAGGCGCCGGTGATCTACCTCAGCGGCTCGAACATCGCGCGGCTGACGCAGCACGCCGAGAAGCTCCGCGCGTACGTCGACCGCGGCGGGTTCTTGTTCGCCGAGGCGTGCTGCGGCGGCAACGGCCCGTTCCGCCGCTCGGTCGAGCAGCTCGTCGAGGCGATGTTCCCCGAGCCCGAGTACCGGCTGCGGCAGCTCCGCCCGGCGCACCCCATCTGGCGGATGGAGCGGGCCGTGCAGCCCGACTCGGCCTACCTCGGCAAGCTGTGGGCGGTGGAGTACGGCTGCCGCACCTGCGTGATCTACTGCGACGAAGACCTTTCCTGTTATTGGGAACTCGACCGCCCGCAGGCGGTGGAGTCGTACCCGGCGACCGTCCGCTCGCGCGTGAAGGACGCCGAGGACGTCGGCCTCAACGTGCTGGCGTACGCCACCAACCGCAAGCCGCTCGGCAAGGAGCAGGTGTTTGTCGACAACGCGGCCGACGACCTCGAGGACTCCGACGCCGAGCGGGGCGTGATCCGCGTCGCGAAGCTGCAGCACGGCGGCGGCTGCAACGACGCGCCCGGCGCGCTCGCCAACCTGACCCGCGCCGCCTCGCAGGGCGACCTCAAGCTCCGCGTCAGCACCGACGCGCCCCTGGTGAGCCTGACCGACGAGTCACTGTTCACCTACCACGTCGCGTTCATCCACGGCCGGCACGAGTTCGGCCTGACGCAGAAGGAACGCGACAACCTCCGCGACTTCCTCACCCGCGGCGGCACCCTGCTGGGCGACGCGATCTGCGCCAGCGACGATTTCACCCGCGGGTTCCGCCGCGAGCTGCTCGCCGCCATTCCGGGCGCCCAGCTCGAACGCGTGCCGCCGGACGACCCGATCTTCACCGACGCCTACGGCGGCTACGACATCCGCACCGTCAAGGCCCGCAGCCCCCAACCGGTCGCCGGGGGGCAGCCGCTGGCGGCCAAGCTGCGTTCGACCCGGCCGGTGATCGAGGGGATCAAGATCGAGGGCCGCTGGGCGGTGCTCTACTCGCCGTACGACCTGAGCTGCGCGCTGGAGAAGCACGAGGCGGTCGAGTGCCGCGGCTACTCCCGCGAGGACGCGGCGCGGATCGGTTTGAACGTGCTGCTGTACTCGATCAACTACTGA
- a CDS encoding BatA domain-containing protein — protein sequence MTFLTPLLTAGAALIAIPIVLHLVMRRKPQQLMFPALRFVMKRRSVNQTKLKLRHLILLLLRCAGIALLAFALARPVLQGSGLEGSGGSSAAALVIDNSPRMAYRSENQTRLAAAKNLADWLLGRLPADGQVVVADTGSTSPGRLLDREGARLRANRVRAASRDRGLAATTRSALAALAQAGAQRQEVFLFTDRSRGALDSAALESLAQSLEEHPKATLYIADVGVDNPVNVGIPRLELSASTLAVGQTLGLEATLASVGKQPDKPVTVELWIDGQSDSQSRPEKRGEQLVTIDSPQQQVEFSVASLTEGVHQGYVRVVGGDPLPADDTQYFTVSVEPPRRVLLLAAPPADPVFVREALTAAGPAQAYEVDVDAFSGKWPSKLQDYRAALLLDPPPLTSGSWRTLANYVSRGGSLAIALGRNSELARLNSADAQQLLPGEFRWKSRDETYLRPRSYSHPAIAPLADFAESIPWPQFPVFEYWSLGELSPEAVVVAGYANGEPAIVERRLDRGVALTVTTPLSDPSSGPSNGQPWNLLPTGVDPWPFLALVDSMGSYLCGAADTRRVYRPGETAIVPLGDAAGATSYVLRLPGGDSIRQTLPAAQSEAAIGMTEDPGNYRLQAGGGDERLDAGFSVSAPAEVGQLQRVTDEQIAAALPEGRYRLAAGEADLAEQVDIGRVGRELYPWLIMLAVIALAAEHFVANRFYDDPVDQ from the coding sequence ATGACCTTCCTCACTCCACTCCTGACCGCCGGAGCCGCACTGATCGCCATCCCGATCGTGCTGCACCTGGTCATGCGCCGCAAGCCGCAGCAGCTGATGTTCCCAGCGCTCCGGTTTGTGATGAAGCGGCGGTCGGTCAATCAGACCAAGCTGAAGCTGCGGCACTTGATCCTGCTGCTGCTGCGTTGCGCGGGGATCGCGCTGCTGGCGTTCGCGCTCGCGCGGCCCGTGCTGCAGGGTTCGGGACTGGAAGGGAGCGGAGGCTCTTCGGCGGCGGCGTTGGTGATCGACAACTCGCCGCGGATGGCGTACCGCAGCGAGAACCAGACGAGGCTCGCCGCCGCCAAGAACCTGGCCGACTGGCTGCTCGGCCGGCTGCCGGCCGACGGGCAGGTCGTGGTGGCCGACACCGGGTCGACCAGCCCGGGGCGGCTGCTCGATCGCGAAGGCGCCAGGCTGCGGGCCAACCGCGTGCGGGCCGCCTCGCGAGATCGCGGCCTGGCGGCGACCACGCGGTCGGCGCTCGCTGCACTTGCGCAGGCAGGCGCCCAACGGCAGGAGGTGTTCCTGTTTACCGACCGCAGCCGCGGGGCGCTCGACTCGGCCGCGCTGGAGTCGCTCGCACAGTCGCTCGAAGAGCACCCCAAGGCAACGCTCTACATCGCCGATGTTGGCGTCGATAACCCTGTGAACGTTGGCATCCCGCGGCTGGAGCTGTCGGCGTCGACGCTGGCGGTTGGGCAGACGCTCGGGCTCGAGGCGACGCTCGCCTCGGTTGGCAAGCAGCCCGACAAGCCAGTAACCGTAGAGCTGTGGATCGACGGCCAGAGCGACTCCCAGAGCAGGCCCGAGAAACGCGGCGAGCAGCTCGTCACGATCGACTCGCCGCAGCAGCAGGTCGAGTTCTCGGTCGCGTCGCTCACCGAGGGCGTGCACCAGGGCTACGTCCGCGTGGTCGGCGGCGACCCGCTGCCGGCCGACGACACTCAGTACTTCACCGTCAGCGTCGAGCCGCCGCGCCGCGTGCTGCTGCTCGCCGCCCCGCCCGCCGACCCGGTGTTTGTCCGCGAGGCGCTGACCGCGGCCGGCCCCGCCCAGGCGTACGAGGTGGACGTCGATGCGTTCTCGGGCAAGTGGCCGTCGAAGCTGCAAGACTACCGCGCAGCTCTGCTGCTCGACCCGCCGCCCTTGACCAGCGGGTCGTGGCGGACGTTGGCCAACTATGTGAGCCGCGGCGGCTCCCTAGCAATCGCCCTCGGCCGCAACTCGGAGCTGGCCCGGCTCAACTCGGCCGACGCGCAGCAGCTGTTGCCGGGCGAGTTCCGCTGGAAGTCTCGCGACGAGACCTACCTCCGCCCCCGCTCGTACAGCCACCCGGCGATCGCGCCGCTGGCCGATTTCGCCGAGTCGATCCCGTGGCCGCAGTTCCCGGTCTTCGAGTACTGGAGCCTCGGCGAGCTGAGTCCCGAGGCGGTCGTAGTCGCCGGCTACGCCAACGGCGAGCCGGCGATTGTCGAGCGTCGGCTCGACCGCGGCGTGGCGTTGACGGTCACGACGCCACTCTCTGATCCTTCGTCGGGACCCTCGAACGGCCAGCCTTGGAACCTGCTGCCGACCGGCGTCGACCCGTGGCCGTTCCTGGCGTTGGTCGACAGTATGGGGAGCTACCTGTGCGGCGCGGCCGACACCCGCCGCGTCTACCGGCCGGGCGAGACCGCCATCGTCCCCCTAGGCGACGCGGCCGGCGCCACCAGCTACGTGCTGCGGCTGCCGGGCGGCGACTCCATCCGCCAGACGCTGCCCGCCGCCCAGAGCGAGGCCGCCATCGGCATGACCGAAGACCCTGGCAACTACCGGCTGCAGGCCGGCGGAGGCGACGAGCGACTCGACGCCGGGTTCTCGGTCTCTGCGCCTGCCGAAGTCGGCCAACTCCAGCGCGTCACCGACGAGCAGATCGCCGCCGCCCTGCCGGAGGGACGCTACCGGTTAGCCGCCGGCGAGGCCGACCTGGCCGAGCAGGTCGACATCGGCCGCGTCGGGCGTGAGCTGTACCCGTGGCTGATCATGCTGGCCGTGATCGCCCTGGCCGCCGAGCATTTTGTCGCCAACCGGTTCTACGACGACCCGGTTGACCAGTAA